One part of the Mariniflexile litorale genome encodes these proteins:
- a CDS encoding TIGR04283 family arsenosugar biosynthesis glycosyltransferase encodes MNKISIIIPILNEAEIIENLLIYILKNTSKDNVSEIIIVDGGSTDGSQSIVSKFSNSILLNSKKGRAKQMNLGAKHATGNILYFLHADSFPPKNFDQFIVDEVKKNNQAGCFRMQFNSTHWWLKLVCWFTQFNHPACRGGDQSQFITKRLFEDIGGFNESYVIYEDNILIQALYERKQFVVINKKLKTSARLYQKHGVWKLQYHFARIYFKRWIGASAEELHIYYLKHIA; translated from the coding sequence ATGAATAAAATTTCAATCATCATTCCTATTCTTAATGAAGCTGAGATTATTGAAAATCTGCTGATTTATATTCTAAAAAACACTTCAAAAGATAATGTTTCTGAAATTATTATTGTCGATGGCGGCAGTACTGATGGTTCACAAAGTATTGTTTCAAAGTTCTCCAATAGCATCTTATTAAATTCCAAAAAAGGACGTGCTAAACAAATGAATTTAGGCGCAAAACACGCTACAGGAAACATTCTTTATTTTTTACACGCCGATTCTTTTCCTCCTAAAAATTTCGATCAATTCATTGTTGATGAAGTTAAAAAAAACAATCAGGCGGGATGCTTTAGAATGCAATTTAACAGTACCCATTGGTGGTTAAAACTAGTCTGTTGGTTTACACAGTTTAATCACCCTGCTTGCCGTGGCGGTGATCAAAGTCAATTTATAACCAAACGTTTATTTGAAGACATTGGCGGTTTCAATGAAAGCTATGTGATTTATGAAGACAACATCCTTATTCAAGCTTTATACGAAAGAAAGCAATTTGTAGTTATCAATAAAAAACTTAAAACCTCAGCAAGGTTGTACCAAAAACATGGTGTTTGGAAACTTCAATATCACTTTGCAAGGATTTATTTTAAAAGATGGATTGGTGCTTCAGCAGAAGAACTACATATTTATTACTTAAAACATATTGCTTAA
- a CDS encoding DUF547 domain-containing protein, producing MTKLFSIVICTLLSVSIRAQNVDHSSWTILLEKHVSDKGQVNYKTFKTDNKELNTYINYLSKNILNDSHSKEEKLVYWINAYNALTIDLILRNSPIKSIKDIKNPWDQKLWKLGNTWYNLNDIEHEILRKMDEPRIHFAIVCASVSCPKLSNEAYTTENIEQQLTKATKNFLSDTNRNIISTDTLELSKIFQWFAKDFKQNGGLIDFLNRYSDIKISAKAKTRYKDYNWDLNE from the coding sequence ATGACAAAATTATTCAGCATTGTTATCTGTACCCTATTAAGCGTTTCTATTCGAGCTCAAAATGTAGACCATTCATCATGGACGATACTTTTAGAAAAACATGTTTCCGACAAGGGACAGGTTAATTACAAAACCTTCAAAACAGATAATAAAGAGTTAAATACATACATCAACTATCTAAGCAAAAATATTCTCAATGATTCCCATTCAAAAGAAGAAAAATTAGTCTATTGGATAAACGCTTATAATGCCTTAACCATTGATTTAATTTTACGTAATTCCCCTATTAAAAGTATCAAAGACATTAAAAACCCTTGGGATCAAAAGCTTTGGAAGCTGGGTAATACATGGTATAATTTAAACGACATTGAACATGAAATTTTACGTAAAATGGACGAACCACGTATTCATTTTGCTATTGTTTGTGCCTCTGTTTCTTGTCCGAAATTATCAAACGAAGCTTATACTACTGAAAATATAGAACAACAACTTACTAAAGCAACCAAAAATTTCTTAAGTGATACTAACAGAAATATTATTTCAACAGACACATTAGAACTCTCGAAAATATTTCAATGGTTCGCTAAAGATTTCAAACAAAATGGTGGTTTAATTGATTTCTTAAATCGATATTCAGACATTAAAATTTCAGCGAAAGCTAAAACTCGATATAAAGATTATAATTGGGACTTGAATGAATAA
- a CDS encoding sterol desaturase family protein: protein MEKYINIIKKSYSGYWNYLKHELISINHWDNFFYGLIIISLVVWLLEIIFPWRKNQSIFRKDFWLDTFYMFFNFFLLNLIVLIALSNTVAELFNDGLKTIGLSVSSFQLFDVDDLPKWLGLFIFFIVSDFVQWNTHRLLHRVPFLWNFHKVHHSVKEMGFAAHLRYHWMEPVVYKSLLYIPIAIIGGFDAQDVAIVFFFSIVIGHLNHANLGWDYGFLKYIFNNPKMHIWHHAKELPKHARYGVNYGLTLSLWDYIFKTNYIPHNGKDIELGFKDDEQFPKDFINQEFYPLNKK, encoded by the coding sequence ATGGAAAAATACATAAACATCATAAAAAAATCCTATTCGGGTTATTGGAATTACTTAAAGCACGAGTTAATTTCAATCAACCATTGGGATAACTTTTTTTATGGATTAATTATAATCTCTCTCGTTGTTTGGCTGTTGGAAATTATATTCCCCTGGCGTAAAAACCAATCTATTTTTAGGAAAGATTTTTGGTTAGACACTTTTTATATGTTCTTCAATTTCTTCCTTTTAAATTTAATTGTGCTCATTGCTTTATCAAATACAGTAGCAGAATTGTTTAATGATGGCTTAAAAACAATAGGACTCTCCGTTTCAAGTTTTCAACTATTCGATGTAGACGATTTACCAAAATGGCTCGGACTATTTATATTTTTTATAGTTTCAGATTTTGTACAATGGAACACGCACCGCTTGTTACACCGCGTGCCTTTCTTATGGAATTTTCATAAGGTGCACCACTCCGTTAAAGAAATGGGGTTTGCAGCACACCTCCGCTACCATTGGATGGAACCCGTAGTTTACAAATCGCTATTATATATTCCCATTGCTATTATTGGTGGATTCGATGCGCAAGATGTGGCCATTGTTTTCTTTTTCAGCATTGTAATTGGGCATTTAAATCATGCCAATTTGGGTTGGGATTATGGTTTTTTAAAATACATCTTTAACAATCCTAAAATGCATATTTGGCATCATGCAAAAGAACTTCCTAAACATGCAAGGTATGGTGTTAATTACGGACTAACTCTAAGCCTTTGGGATTACATTTTTAAAACAAATTATATTCCACATAACGGAAAAGATATTGAATTAGGTTTTAAAGACGACGAGCAATTCCCTAAAGATTTTATAAATCAGGAGTTTTATCCTCTCAATAAAAAATAA
- a CDS encoding transposase → MQIEKLVTEHYYHIYNRGNNGQNIFLEDINYTYFLDLIKKHLIPDFSIFSYCLLPNHFHLLLKINEDCATPSQKLSNLFNAYTKAINKKYNRTGSLLEKPFKRICISNEEYLKTLVLYIHLNPENHQIHNDFSTYKHSSYQSIISQAKTHIQREEVINLFDDLTNFIETHQQRKVVINIENEKLILE, encoded by the coding sequence ATGCAAATAGAAAAACTGGTAACAGAACATTATTATCACATATACAATCGCGGAAACAACGGTCAAAATATTTTCTTAGAAGATATTAATTACACCTATTTTCTAGATTTAATCAAAAAACATCTTATTCCAGATTTTTCAATTTTCAGCTATTGTCTTTTACCAAATCATTTTCATCTATTATTAAAAATTAATGAAGATTGCGCTACACCTTCCCAAAAATTGTCAAATTTATTTAATGCATACACAAAAGCAATCAATAAGAAATATAATCGCACAGGAAGTCTCCTTGAAAAGCCTTTTAAAAGAATATGTATTTCAAATGAAGAATATCTTAAAACATTGGTTTTATATATTCACTTGAATCCTGAAAACCACCAAATTCATAACGATTTTAGCACCTATAAACATTCATCATATCAATCCATAATATCACAAGCTAAAACACACATACAAAGAGAAGAAGTAATCAATTTGTTTGATGATTTAACTAACTTTATAGAAACTCATCAGCAAAGAAAAGTTGTTATAAATATTGAAAATGAAAAATTAATTCTTGAGTAA
- the arsM gene encoding arsenosugar biosynthesis arsenite methyltransferase ArsM: MSYLETTHNVYKEAALTPDVGLCCTTNPIWELPGLKIPKIMQEMNYGCGSTVHARDLTNNPKMLYVGVGGGMELLQFAYFNRQKGGVVGIDVVDEMLEASRKNFIEAETLNSWFKSNFVDLKKGDAMNLPVKDNSIDVAAQNCLFNIFKADDLKQAIAEMYRVLKPHGRLVMSDPTCEQEMNEELRNDDRLRALCLSGSLPIADYVKALTDAGFGTIEIRARKPYRILDSKHYPTNELIYIESIEVAAIKDPMPSDGPCIFTGKAAIYYGEHDYFDDKLGHVLLKNQPLAICDKTAGALASLNRDDIFISESTYHYDGGGCC; encoded by the coding sequence ATGAGTTACCTAGAAACCACACACAACGTTTACAAAGAAGCAGCATTAACTCCAGATGTTGGCTTATGCTGTACCACCAACCCTATTTGGGAATTACCTGGATTAAAAATTCCAAAAATAATGCAGGAAATGAATTATGGTTGCGGTTCTACAGTACATGCCCGCGATTTAACCAACAACCCAAAAATGTTATATGTTGGTGTGGGCGGTGGTATGGAATTATTACAATTTGCTTATTTCAACCGTCAAAAAGGCGGCGTAGTTGGTATTGATGTGGTGGATGAAATGTTAGAAGCATCCCGCAAAAACTTCATAGAAGCCGAAACATTAAATTCTTGGTTTAAAAGCAATTTTGTAGACCTCAAAAAAGGCGACGCTATGAATCTTCCTGTGAAAGATAATAGTATTGATGTCGCTGCTCAAAATTGCCTGTTCAATATTTTCAAAGCAGATGATTTAAAGCAAGCCATTGCCGAAATGTACCGCGTACTAAAACCACATGGTAGGTTAGTAATGAGCGACCCCACCTGTGAGCAAGAAATGAATGAGGAACTTAGAAACGACGATCGCTTGCGCGCTTTATGCTTAAGTGGTAGTTTACCTATTGCAGACTATGTAAAAGCACTCACCGATGCTGGTTTTGGAACCATTGAAATTAGAGCAAGAAAACCATACCGCATTCTAGATTCAAAACACTATCCAACAAATGAATTAATATATATTGAGTCTATAGAAGTAGCAGCAATCAAAGACCCCATGCCAAGCGATGGCCCCTGCATATTTACAGGCAAAGCCGCTATTTACTATGGTGAACACGATTATTTTGATGATAAGCTAGGTCATGTGTTATTAAAAAACCAACCTTTAGCCATTTGCGATAAAACCGCAGGTGCTTTAGCCTCATTAAACAGAGACGATATATTTATTAGTGAATCTACTTATCATTATGATGGAGGTGGGTGTTGTTAA
- a CDS encoding purine-nucleoside phosphorylase: MIKEIEETVTYLQGKGFDNPEIGIILGTGLGQLVNEIDLINEVSYNHIPNFPTATVEFHKGKLIYGTFEGKKVVVMQGRFHIYEGYSLQDVTYPVRIMEKLGIKTLLISNAAGAINLNFKKGELMLIEDHINLQGSSPLAFKGVEKMGERFTDMSAPYDAEINSQFKTIAKTNNITLHEGVYASVVGPQLETRAEYRMLKILGADAVGMSTVPEIIVANHLKLKVAAVSVLTDECDPNNLKPVDITEIIAMAEKAEPNMITLFKELIKTI, translated from the coding sequence ATGATTAAAGAAATAGAAGAAACCGTTACATATTTACAAGGTAAAGGATTCGACAACCCCGAAATCGGCATTATACTAGGCACTGGTTTAGGACAGCTCGTAAATGAAATCGACCTTATAAATGAAGTTAGTTATAACCATATTCCTAACTTCCCAACAGCCACCGTTGAGTTCCATAAAGGAAAATTAATTTACGGCACTTTTGAAGGTAAAAAAGTCGTGGTTATGCAAGGGCGCTTTCACATATATGAAGGTTACTCGTTGCAAGACGTTACGTATCCAGTGCGCATCATGGAAAAATTAGGCATCAAAACCCTATTAATTTCCAATGCTGCGGGTGCCATCAATTTAAATTTTAAAAAAGGTGAATTGATGCTTATTGAAGACCACATCAACCTTCAAGGCAGCTCTCCCCTAGCTTTTAAAGGCGTTGAAAAAATGGGAGAACGCTTTACCGATATGAGTGCACCTTACGATGCTGAAATCAATTCTCAATTTAAAACCATCGCTAAAACCAATAACATTACATTACACGAAGGTGTTTATGCCAGTGTTGTTGGCCCGCAACTGGAAACCCGCGCCGAATACCGCATGCTAAAAATTTTAGGTGCCGATGCTGTGGGTATGAGCACTGTACCGGAAATTATTGTGGCAAATCATCTAAAATTAAAAGTAGCTGCGGTATCAGTTCTTACTGACGAATGCGACCCAAACAACTTAAAACCTGTAGATATTACCGAAATTATTGCCATGGCAGAAAAAGCAGAACCAAACATGATTACATTATTTAAAGAATTGATAAAAACAATATAG
- a CDS encoding TIGR04282 family arsenosugar biosynthesis glycosyltransferase, whose protein sequence is MGILSNNNNETREMATNFYFPTSKNALIIFTRNPELGKCKTRLAKSIGDESALYIYKSLLQHTAHVSKEIPVDRFVFYSNSIQKNDIWDATVFRKKLQQGDDLGSKMENAFLELFQMGYEKIIIIGSDLLDLKKETINNAFDALKKHKVVIGPAEDGGYYLLGLSNMYHFIFNNKSWSEPKLLEETLTDLEENNILFTTLETLNDIDTYEDLIASKAYQSNLDLQHHIKKLHD, encoded by the coding sequence ATGGGGATTTTAAGCAATAATAACAATGAAACTCGAGAGATGGCTACAAACTTCTATTTTCCTACCTCAAAAAATGCACTCATTATTTTTACTAGAAATCCAGAATTGGGAAAATGTAAAACACGGTTAGCTAAAAGCATAGGTGATGAATCTGCTCTATACATATACAAATCCCTATTGCAACATACTGCCCATGTTTCTAAAGAAATTCCAGTAGATCGATTTGTATTTTACTCCAATTCCATTCAAAAAAATGATATTTGGGATGCTACTGTTTTTAGAAAAAAATTACAACAAGGTGATGATTTGGGTTCTAAAATGGAAAATGCATTTTTAGAGTTGTTTCAAATGGGTTATGAAAAAATAATTATTATAGGTAGTGATTTGTTAGATCTAAAGAAAGAAACTATTAATAACGCTTTTGATGCTTTAAAAAAGCACAAAGTAGTTATTGGTCCAGCAGAAGATGGTGGCTATTATTTATTAGGGCTCTCAAATATGTATCATTTTATTTTCAATAATAAATCTTGGAGCGAACCTAAATTACTAGAAGAAACCTTAACCGATTTAGAAGAAAATAACATCCTATTCACTACCTTAGAGACATTAAATGATATAGATACTTACGAAGATTTAATTGCTTCAAAAGCGTATCAATCAAATTTAGATTTACAACACCATATTAAAAAGTTACATGATTAA